Proteins from a single region of Streptomyces spectabilis:
- a CDS encoding response regulator transcription factor, producing the protein MSEPTEKPQRLRVVVADDQAAVREPLAAVLGLSEDIDVVAAAANGNEVLTAVAAGPVDVVLMDLRMPGMDGIEATRRLGEEHPEVAVVVLTTFADDDSILGALGAGARGYLTKNAGRQDITRAIRAAAAGQSVLDREVQDRLLATVRTTAPAPVKALPDDLTPREREVLALIGQGLPNRGIAEKLFISEATVKTHINNLFAKAAIRDRAEAVRRAIEAGLA; encoded by the coding sequence ATGAGCGAACCGACCGAGAAGCCGCAGCGGTTGAGGGTCGTCGTCGCCGACGACCAGGCCGCCGTCCGGGAGCCGCTCGCCGCGGTGCTCGGACTGTCCGAGGACATCGACGTCGTCGCGGCCGCCGCGAACGGGAACGAGGTGCTGACGGCCGTTGCCGCCGGACCGGTGGACGTGGTCCTGATGGACCTGAGGATGCCCGGGATGGACGGGATCGAGGCCACCCGCCGCCTGGGCGAGGAACACCCTGAGGTGGCGGTGGTCGTGCTGACCACCTTCGCCGACGACGACTCGATCCTCGGCGCCCTCGGCGCGGGAGCCCGCGGCTACCTCACCAAGAACGCGGGGCGCCAGGACATCACCCGCGCCATCCGCGCCGCCGCCGCGGGGCAGTCCGTGCTCGACCGCGAGGTCCAGGACCGACTCCTCGCCACCGTCAGGACCACGGCCCCGGCGCCCGTGAAGGCCCTGCCCGACGACCTCACACCCCGCGAACGCGAGGTGCTCGCCCTGATCGGCCAGGGCCTGCCCAACCGGGGCATCGCCGAGAAGCTCTTCATCAGCGAGGCCACCGTCAAGACCCACATCAACAACCTGTTCGCCAAGGCGGCGATCCGCGACCGGGCCGAGGCCGTACGACGCGCCATCGAGGCGGGTCTGGCCTGA